Proteins encoded by one window of Streptomyces sp. LX-29:
- a CDS encoding NAD(P)/FAD-dependent oxidoreductase: MAPRGVRAFDVVIVGGGHNGLVAAAYLARAGRAVLVLERLDHIGGAAVSSRPFPGLDARLSRYAYLVSLLPGKVVRDLGLRFAVRGRSISSYTPTVRAGRPTGLLVGGGERRTREAFARLTGSDREYAAWREFYGMTRRVAERVFPTLTEPLPGRAELRARVADDAAWEALFERPLGEAIEAAFADDLVRGVVLTDALIGTFTHAHDPSLRQNRCFLYHVIGGGTGDWNVPVGGVGAFTDALADAARAAGARLETGREVTAVATDGTVAEVTYREADGEGVVAARHVLVGAAPTVLADLLGERPRAAVAGAGSGAPAADPPEGAQLKVNMLLRRLPRLRDTGTDPREAFAGTFHIAEGYRQLEEAYRQAAAGEPPAAPPSEIYCHSLTDPTILAPELARAGYQTLTLFGLHSPARLFTADHDATRAALLTSALAQLDAHLAEPLADCLALDAEGRPCIEAKSPLDLERELRLPGGNIFHRELAFPYAQEGAGRWGVATSHANVLLCGAGAVRGGGVSGVPGHNAAMAVLEAGRPSRAPRPEQII, translated from the coding sequence ATGGCCCCACGTGGAGTGCGCGCGTTCGACGTCGTCATCGTCGGCGGAGGTCACAACGGCCTGGTCGCCGCCGCCTATCTGGCGCGGGCCGGCCGCGCCGTGCTGGTGCTGGAGCGTCTGGACCACATCGGGGGCGCGGCCGTGTCCAGCCGCCCGTTCCCCGGGCTGGACGCACGGCTGTCCCGCTACGCGTACCTCGTCAGCCTGCTGCCCGGGAAGGTGGTACGGGACCTCGGGCTGCGCTTCGCGGTGCGCGGGCGGTCCATCTCCTCGTACACGCCCACCGTCCGGGCCGGCCGCCCCACCGGACTGCTGGTGGGCGGCGGCGAGCGGCGGACGCGCGAGGCGTTCGCGCGGCTGACCGGCTCGGACCGGGAGTACGCGGCGTGGCGGGAGTTCTACGGAATGACGCGCCGGGTCGCCGAACGCGTCTTCCCCACGCTCACCGAGCCGCTGCCCGGCCGCGCGGAGCTGCGGGCCCGGGTGGCCGACGACGCGGCCTGGGAGGCGCTGTTCGAGCGGCCGCTCGGCGAGGCGATCGAGGCGGCGTTCGCCGACGACCTGGTCCGGGGAGTGGTGCTCACCGACGCGCTCATCGGCACCTTCACCCACGCCCACGACCCCTCGCTGCGGCAGAACCGCTGCTTCCTCTACCACGTGATCGGTGGCGGCACCGGCGACTGGAACGTGCCGGTGGGCGGGGTGGGCGCGTTCACCGACGCGCTGGCCGACGCCGCCCGGGCCGCCGGCGCGCGTCTCGAGACCGGCCGTGAGGTGACGGCCGTCGCGACGGACGGCACGGTGGCGGAGGTGACGTACCGGGAGGCCGACGGGGAGGGCGTGGTGGCCGCGCGGCACGTCCTGGTGGGCGCGGCCCCGACGGTGCTCGCCGACCTGCTCGGCGAGCGGCCTCGGGCGGCCGTGGCGGGGGCCGGCTCCGGCGCGCCGGCCGCGGACCCGCCCGAGGGCGCGCAGCTGAAGGTGAACATGCTGCTGCGCAGGCTGCCGCGGCTGCGCGACACCGGGACCGATCCGCGCGAGGCGTTCGCCGGCACCTTCCACATCGCCGAGGGATACCGGCAGTTGGAGGAGGCCTACCGTCAGGCGGCGGCCGGGGAGCCGCCCGCCGCGCCGCCCTCGGAGATCTACTGCCACTCGCTGACCGACCCCACGATCCTCGCCCCGGAGCTGGCCCGAGCCGGCTACCAGACCCTGACCCTGTTCGGTCTGCACAGCCCCGCCCGGCTCTTCACCGCCGACCACGACGCGACCCGCGCCGCGCTGCTGACCTCGGCCCTCGCCCAGCTCGACGCCCATCTCGCCGAGCCGCTGGCGGACTGTCTGGCGCTGGACGCCGAGGGCAGGCCCTGCATCGAGGCGAAGTCCCCGCTCGACCTGGAGCGCGAGCTGCGGTTGCCGGGCGGCAACATCTTCCACCGCGAACTGGCCTTCCCGTACGCCCAGGAGGGCGCCGGCCGCTGGGGCGTGGCCACGAGCCACGCCAATGTGCTGCTGTGCGGCGCGGGCGCGGTGCGCGGCGGCGGAGTCAGCGGCGTCCCCGGGCACAACGCGGCGATGGCGGTGCTGGAGGCGGGCCGGCCCTCCAGGGCGCCGCGCCCGGAACAAATAATCTGA
- a CDS encoding serine/threonine-protein kinase, with amino-acid sequence MADTRLIQSRYRLLDLIGRGGMGEVWRARDESLGRRVAVKCLKPIGPQHDPSFIRVLRERFRREAQVAAALQHRGVTVVHDFGEDDGVLYLVMELLDGRNLSQVLEDNKHHPLPVADVVDIADQVAGALAYTHAQGIVHRDLKPANVMRLADGAVKICDFGIARLGHDIGFTARLTGTGIAMGTPHYMSPEQIAGTAVDHRSDLYSLGCVLYELATGAPPFDMDDAWAVLVGHRDSAPVPPRRHRPDLPAAFERIVLDLLAKDPDHRPGDAAGLVQRIAAVRARTLPGLHPTLTEPGRLADPASPPRQARLPGWARDMTTGSKASAACTPPPAAPDPSSVEGLTGTWTGNFAPGPLLQPPVAPERPTPAPELLARLAERHDTGLALARRGRWEEAGEVHRAVAAEREHALGPDHPDTLASRYEVAFTLGRLGRPGDALREYGKVAEGRERALGPDHPDTLAARQETAFVLGQLGRHFVAHQIYTAVLTARVRTMGADHPDTLRCRHNLAFNLGRLGRLEDSCRMAYEVAAARARVLGPDHPDTLVTRYEVAYALGQLGRWQEALRTYREVADARAQVLGPDHPDTLAARYEVGISLGRLGHSAEALAVYRDLVDDRTRAQGPTDPETLRARHGLGVNLGRLGRWEEALAEARDVCAVRERTLGPGHPDTLVSRREIAVGLGWLGRWADALAVYRHVARARERVLGADHPDTIASRNDEAHCLEQLGRRDEAVELYRQTAALRQRRGAPHLG; translated from the coding sequence ATGGCGGACACCAGGCTGATCCAGAGCCGGTACCGGCTGCTCGACCTCATCGGGCGCGGGGGGATGGGAGAGGTGTGGCGCGCCCGCGACGAGTCGCTCGGCCGCCGCGTCGCCGTCAAGTGTCTCAAGCCGATCGGCCCCCAGCACGATCCGTCCTTCATCCGGGTGCTGCGGGAGCGGTTCCGCCGCGAGGCGCAGGTGGCGGCCGCGCTCCAGCACCGGGGCGTCACCGTCGTGCACGACTTCGGCGAGGACGACGGGGTGCTCTACCTCGTCATGGAGCTGCTGGACGGGCGCAACCTCAGCCAGGTGCTGGAGGACAACAAGCACCACCCGCTGCCGGTCGCCGACGTCGTCGACATCGCCGACCAGGTCGCCGGCGCCCTCGCCTACACCCATGCGCAGGGCATCGTGCACCGCGACCTCAAGCCCGCCAACGTGATGCGGCTCGCCGACGGGGCCGTGAAGATCTGCGACTTCGGCATCGCCAGGCTCGGACACGACATCGGCTTCACCGCCCGTCTCACCGGCACCGGCATCGCCATGGGCACCCCGCACTACATGTCGCCGGAGCAGATCGCCGGCACCGCCGTCGACCACCGCAGCGACCTCTACTCGCTGGGCTGCGTGCTGTACGAACTGGCCACCGGCGCGCCGCCGTTCGACATGGACGACGCCTGGGCGGTGCTGGTCGGCCACCGCGACTCCGCGCCCGTGCCGCCCCGGCGGCACCGCCCCGACCTGCCCGCCGCCTTCGAGCGCATCGTGCTCGACCTGCTCGCCAAGGACCCCGACCACCGGCCCGGCGACGCCGCCGGGCTCGTCCAGCGGATCGCCGCGGTGCGGGCCAGGACGCTGCCCGGTCTCCACCCCACCCTGACCGAGCCCGGCCGGCTCGCCGACCCGGCGTCGCCGCCGCGGCAGGCCCGGCTGCCCGGATGGGCCCGCGACATGACCACCGGCTCGAAGGCGAGCGCCGCGTGCACCCCACCGCCGGCCGCCCCCGACCCGTCCTCGGTGGAGGGGCTCACCGGCACCTGGACCGGCAACTTCGCCCCCGGCCCGCTGCTCCAGCCGCCGGTCGCCCCCGAGCGGCCCACCCCCGCCCCCGAGCTGCTGGCCCGACTCGCCGAGCGGCACGACACCGGGCTCGCCCTGGCCCGGCGGGGCCGCTGGGAGGAGGCGGGGGAGGTGCACCGCGCGGTGGCCGCCGAACGGGAGCACGCGCTGGGCCCCGACCACCCCGACACCCTCGCCAGCCGCTACGAGGTGGCCTTCACCCTCGGCCGGCTCGGCCGCCCCGGCGACGCGCTCCGGGAGTACGGGAAGGTCGCCGAGGGCCGGGAGCGGGCGCTGGGCCCGGACCACCCCGACACCCTGGCCGCCCGTCAGGAGACCGCGTTCGTCCTCGGCCAGCTCGGTCGCCACTTCGTCGCCCACCAGATCTACACCGCGGTGCTCACCGCCCGCGTGCGCACCATGGGCGCCGACCACCCCGACACCCTGCGCTGCCGCCACAACCTGGCCTTCAACCTCGGCCGGCTGGGCCGTCTGGAGGACTCCTGCCGGATGGCGTACGAGGTGGCCGCCGCCCGCGCCCGGGTGCTCGGCCCGGACCACCCCGACACCCTCGTCACCCGCTACGAGGTCGCCTACGCGCTGGGCCAGCTGGGTCGCTGGCAGGAGGCGCTGCGGACCTACCGGGAGGTGGCCGACGCCCGCGCGCAGGTGCTCGGCCCGGACCACCCCGACACCCTGGCCGCCCGCTACGAGGTGGGCATCAGCCTGGGCCGGCTCGGCCACAGCGCCGAAGCGCTCGCCGTCTACCGGGACCTCGTCGACGACCGCACCCGAGCACAGGGACCCACGGACCCCGAGACGCTCCGCGCCCGGCACGGGCTCGGCGTCAACCTCGGCCGCCTCGGTCGCTGGGAGGAGGCGCTCGCCGAGGCCCGCGACGTCTGCGCCGTCCGGGAGAGGACACTGGGCCCCGGTCACCCCGACACCCTCGTCAGCCGTCGCGAGATCGCCGTGGGCCTGGGCTGGCTCGGCCGCTGGGCGGACGCCCTCGCCGTCTACCGCCATGTCGCCCGCGCCCGCGAGCGGGTCCTCGGCGCCGACCACCCGGACACCATCGCCAGCCGTAACGACGAGGCCCACTGCCTGGAGCAGTTGGGCCGCCGCGACGAGGCCGTGGAGCTCTACCGCCAGACGGCCGCCCTGCGGCAGCGACGCGGCGCGCCCCACCTGGGCTAG
- a CDS encoding acyl-CoA dehydrogenase family protein, whose product MHLEYTPEQQRLRAELRAYFAELVPDNAYARHADPAAQKTFYRATIARLGADRWLGVGWPKEYGGRGLSPLEQFVFFDEAAQAGVPLPLMALNTVGPTLMRFGTEEQKAYFLPRILSGELDFAIGYSEPEAGTDLASLKTRAVRDGDGYLVNGQKIWTTNGDTADWVWLAVRTAPATADLPPHKGISLLLVPTTDPGYSCTPIHTLASHDTTASYYENIRVPFSRRVGAENEGWRLITTQLNYERVTLAAHGTMAIRALHGVRRWAADTKLADGRRVIDLGWVRGLLARTHTRLEAMKLLNWQMVEALQREALTPHDSSAVKVYGSEARREAYAWLLEVLAAAGPLKEGSAGAVLHGELERGYRSSVVFTFGGGNNEVQREIISWIGLGMPRVRR is encoded by the coding sequence GTGCACCTCGAATACACCCCCGAGCAACAGCGGTTACGCGCCGAACTGCGCGCGTACTTCGCGGAGCTCGTCCCGGACAACGCCTACGCCCGGCACGCCGACCCCGCCGCTCAGAAGACCTTCTACCGCGCCACCATCGCCCGCCTGGGCGCGGACCGCTGGCTGGGCGTCGGCTGGCCGAAGGAGTACGGCGGCCGCGGGCTGAGCCCGCTGGAGCAGTTCGTCTTCTTCGACGAGGCCGCGCAGGCGGGCGTGCCGCTGCCGCTGATGGCGCTGAACACCGTCGGGCCGACCCTGATGCGCTTCGGCACCGAGGAGCAGAAGGCGTACTTCCTGCCGAGGATCCTCTCCGGTGAGCTCGACTTCGCCATCGGCTACAGCGAGCCCGAGGCCGGCACCGACCTGGCCTCGCTCAAGACCCGCGCGGTCCGCGACGGGGACGGCTACCTGGTCAACGGGCAGAAGATCTGGACCACCAACGGCGACACGGCGGACTGGGTCTGGCTCGCGGTCCGCACCGCCCCCGCCACCGCGGACCTGCCGCCCCACAAGGGCATCAGCCTGCTGCTGGTGCCCACCACCGACCCCGGCTACTCCTGCACCCCCATCCACACCCTGGCCTCCCACGACACCACCGCCAGCTACTACGAGAACATCCGCGTCCCCTTCTCCCGCCGGGTCGGCGCGGAGAACGAGGGCTGGCGGCTCATCACCACCCAGCTCAACTACGAGCGGGTCACCCTGGCCGCGCACGGCACCATGGCGATCCGCGCCCTGCACGGCGTCCGGCGCTGGGCCGCCGACACCAAGCTCGCCGACGGTCGGCGCGTCATCGACCTCGGCTGGGTGCGCGGCCTGCTGGCCCGCACCCACACCCGGCTCGAGGCGATGAAGCTGCTCAACTGGCAGATGGTGGAGGCACTCCAGCGGGAGGCCCTCACCCCGCACGACTCCTCCGCCGTCAAGGTCTACGGCTCGGAGGCGCGCCGGGAGGCGTACGCCTGGCTCCTGGAGGTGCTCGCCGCGGCCGGCCCGCTCAAGGAGGGCTCGGCCGGCGCGGTCCTCCACGGCGAGCTGGAGCGCGGCTACCGCAGCAGCGTCGTCTTCACCTTCGGCGGCGGCAACAACGAGGTTCAGCGGGAGATCATCTCCTGGATCGGGCTGGGGATGCCGCGGGTCCGCCGCTGA
- a CDS encoding pyridoxamine 5'-phosphate oxidase family protein codes for MTTEEDRRKTARWSDVEAAEPAFARTVRERFEQFKHHVLATVRKDGAPRVAGLEADFRNGELWLGMMANSRKALDLRRDPRFALHANPGADASMAGGDARVSGRAIEVTDPEVIARYVAEVEPPQPFHLFRVELTEVVRITVDDPDLVVRVWCPDGRGLRTLRRGSDAAPPREER; via the coding sequence ATGACGACCGAGGAAGACCGTAGGAAGACCGCCCGCTGGAGCGATGTGGAGGCGGCCGAACCCGCCTTCGCCCGTACCGTGCGGGAGCGCTTCGAGCAGTTCAAGCACCATGTGTTGGCCACCGTTCGGAAGGACGGCGCGCCGCGTGTCGCCGGCCTGGAGGCGGACTTCCGCAACGGGGAGCTGTGGCTGGGCATGATGGCGAACTCCCGCAAGGCGCTGGACCTGCGCCGCGATCCGCGCTTCGCGCTGCACGCCAACCCCGGCGCGGACGCGTCGATGGCGGGCGGCGACGCGCGCGTCAGCGGCCGCGCGATCGAGGTGACCGACCCGGAGGTGATCGCCCGCTACGTCGCGGAGGTCGAGCCGCCGCAGCCGTTCCACCTCTTCCGGGTCGAGCTCACCGAGGTGGTCCGGATCACCGTCGACGACCCCGACCTGGTGGTGCGGGTCTGGTGCCCGGACGGCCGGGGGCTGCGCACCCTTCGGCGCGGCAGCGACGCGGCCCCGCCGCGCGAGGAGCGCTGA
- the hypE gene encoding hydrogenase expression/formation protein HypE — MGHGGGGALSAELVRHLFAPAYGNETLAQLGDSARLELGGARLAFSTDSYVVRPLFFPGGDIGDLAVNGTVNDLAMSGARPAQLSCAFILEEGVELSVVGAVARSIGAAARAAGVAVATGDTKVVEAGHGDGVYVNTSGIGLIPEGVDIGPRRATPGDVVIVSGPIGMHGIAIMSVREGLEFGAEVVSDTAPLGDLVAAMLAVTPDLHVLRDPTRGGLAAALNEIAAASGTGVALTERALPVPEAVAAACGFLGLDPLYVANEGRLVAFVPPTHADAVLAAMRAHPQGAGAAIIGECVAEHPGMVVARTGLGGTRVVDLPLGEQLPRIC, encoded by the coding sequence ATGGGCCACGGGGGCGGCGGGGCGCTCTCCGCGGAGCTGGTGCGCCATCTGTTCGCCCCCGCGTACGGCAACGAGACGCTGGCCCAGCTCGGCGACTCGGCGCGACTCGAACTGGGCGGTGCCCGGCTGGCGTTCTCCACCGACTCCTACGTGGTGCGGCCGCTGTTCTTCCCCGGCGGCGACATCGGCGACCTGGCGGTCAACGGCACCGTCAACGACCTGGCCATGAGCGGCGCCCGACCGGCCCAGCTGTCCTGCGCGTTCATCCTGGAGGAGGGGGTCGAGTTGTCGGTGGTGGGCGCGGTGGCCCGGTCCATCGGGGCCGCCGCCAGGGCCGCCGGGGTCGCCGTCGCCACCGGGGACACCAAGGTGGTGGAGGCCGGCCACGGCGACGGGGTCTACGTCAACACCTCGGGCATCGGGCTGATCCCCGAGGGCGTCGACATCGGGCCGCGGCGCGCCACCCCGGGCGATGTGGTGATCGTCAGCGGGCCGATCGGCATGCACGGCATCGCCATCATGAGCGTCCGTGAAGGGCTGGAGTTCGGGGCGGAGGTGGTCAGCGACACCGCGCCGCTGGGCGATCTGGTCGCCGCGATGCTCGCCGTCACCCCGGATCTGCATGTGCTGCGCGACCCCACGCGCGGTGGCCTCGCCGCCGCGCTCAACGAGATCGCCGCCGCGTCCGGCACCGGTGTCGCCCTCACCGAACGCGCCCTGCCGGTGCCCGAGGCGGTGGCCGCCGCCTGCGGATTCCTCGGTCTCGACCCGCTCTACGTCGCCAACGAGGGCCGACTCGTGGCCTTCGTGCCGCCGACCCACGCGGACGCCGTGCTGGCCGCCATGCGGGCGCATCCCCAGGGCGCCGGGGCCGCGATCATCGGCGAGTGCGTGGCCGAGCACCCCGGCATGGTGGTGGCCCGCACCGGGCTCGGCGGCACGCGGGTGGTGGACCTGCCGCTGGGGGAGCAGCTGCCGCGGATCTGCTGA
- the hypD gene encoding hydrogenase formation protein HypD, which translates to MRYIDEFHDPELARRLLAEIHATTTRPWALMEVCGGQTHSIIRHGIDQLLPREIELIHGPGCPVCVTPLEMIDKALEIASRPGVVFCSFGDMLRVPGTGRDLFRVRSAGGDVRVVYSPLDAVDIARREPDRQVVFFGIGFETTAPANAMAVHTARRLGVPNFSLLVSHVRVPPAIEAVMESPACRVQAFLAAGHVCSVMGTGEYPRLAARHRVPIVVTGFEPLDILEGVRRTVHQLERGEHRVDNAYPRAVRDEGNPAALRMIEEVFEVTDRAWRGIGVIPDSGWRLSDAFADYDAERRFEVGDVRTRESAECRSGEVLQGLIKPNECAAFGTTCTPRTPLGATMVSSEGACAAYHLYRRLGGGSAGPAPRKETSPVG; encoded by the coding sequence GTGAGGTACATCGACGAGTTCCACGACCCCGAGCTGGCACGGCGGCTGCTGGCCGAGATCCACGCGACCACCACCCGACCGTGGGCGCTCATGGAGGTCTGCGGCGGCCAGACCCACTCGATCATCCGCCACGGCATCGACCAACTGCTGCCGCGGGAGATCGAGCTCATCCACGGTCCGGGCTGCCCGGTCTGCGTGACGCCGCTGGAGATGATCGACAAGGCGCTGGAGATCGCCTCCCGGCCGGGGGTGGTCTTCTGCTCCTTCGGGGACATGCTGCGCGTCCCCGGCACGGGGCGCGACCTGTTCCGGGTCAGGAGCGCGGGCGGCGATGTGCGCGTGGTCTACTCCCCGCTGGACGCCGTGGACATCGCGCGCCGCGAACCGGACCGCCAGGTGGTGTTCTTCGGCATCGGCTTCGAGACCACCGCTCCGGCCAACGCGATGGCCGTGCACACCGCCCGCCGCCTGGGCGTCCCCAACTTCAGCCTGCTGGTGTCGCATGTGCGGGTGCCGCCCGCGATCGAGGCCGTCATGGAGTCGCCGGCCTGCCGCGTCCAGGCGTTCCTGGCCGCCGGCCACGTGTGCAGCGTGATGGGCACCGGCGAGTACCCGCGGCTCGCCGCGCGCCATCGGGTGCCCATCGTCGTCACGGGCTTCGAACCGCTGGACATCCTGGAGGGCGTCCGTCGCACGGTCCACCAACTGGAGCGCGGCGAGCACCGGGTGGACAACGCGTACCCGCGCGCCGTGCGGGACGAGGGCAACCCGGCGGCGCTGCGCATGATCGAGGAGGTCTTCGAGGTCACCGACCGGGCCTGGCGCGGCATCGGGGTGATCCCCGACAGCGGCTGGCGGCTCTCCGACGCCTTCGCCGACTACGACGCGGAGCGCCGCTTCGAGGTCGGCGACGTGCGGACCCGCGAGTCCGCCGAGTGTCGCAGCGGCGAGGTGCTCCAGGGGCTGATCAAGCCGAACGAGTGCGCCGCCTTCGGCACGACCTGCACGCCGCGCACCCCGCTGGGCGCCACGATGGTCTCCAGCGAGGGGGCGTGCGCGGCATACCACCTGTACCGGCGCCTGGGCGGCGGATCCGCCGGGCCGGCGCCGCGGAAGGAGACGAGCCCCGTTGGCTGA
- the hypF gene encoding carbamoyltransferase HypF — MRATLTGGPEHAAALRRRVTVRGVVQGVGFRPFVHRLAHRLGLTGFVSNSSGGVLAEVEGDRAAVVAFCRRVRDEAPPGADVTEVAYQDLAVTGAAGFTIRASPRDEASPGEAPLLPPDSATCADCLRELADPGDRRHRHPFITCTYCGPRFTIARALPYDRAATTMAEFPLCPRCAAEYADPADRRFHAQPVACPDCGPRLTLTPASGAAVQGAEALAEARRMLARGAVLAVKGIGGYHLACDAGDAHAVAALRGRKARGRRPFAVMCADLATVETLAHPTPAERAVLSGPRRPIVLLRRRCPDRALPELAAGVCDGSPDVGVLLPYTPLHQLLFGLPGDPHGPLILVMTSGNRSGEPIVTDDREARTRLAGIADAWLSHDRAIEVPCDDSVVRVRADGTEVVLRRSRGYVPMPLTVPVPLHPTLAVGGDLKNALCLGAGHGAWFSPHLGDMGDLAGVRALDRAERHLRALTAIDPKLLAVDRHPGYHSARWARHTAAGRPVRPVQHHHAHIASAMAEHGLDGAAPVIGVAFDGTGYGDDAAIWGGEVLLADYDGCRRLAHLAYAPLPGGDAGVANPCRMALARLRAAGLAWDPDLPCVAACSEAELRLLDRQLERGLACVATSSMGRLFDAVSSLAGVCHRAGYEAQAAIELEAAATAAWVDTRPDERGRYRFALRVGSPPTLLDPAPVLRAVVADLRRATPPAVIAARFHHAVAAAVAEVCRLVRRETGAGTVALTGGVFGNALLDEECAARLRACGFTVLRHGRVPPGDGGLALGQLVVAGHTGDRR, encoded by the coding sequence ATGCGCGCCACACTGACCGGCGGACCCGAGCACGCGGCCGCGCTGCGCCGCCGGGTGACGGTCCGGGGCGTCGTCCAGGGCGTCGGCTTCCGCCCCTTCGTGCACCGGCTGGCCCATCGGCTCGGGCTGACCGGGTTCGTCAGCAACAGCTCCGGCGGGGTGCTCGCCGAGGTCGAGGGCGACCGGGCGGCGGTCGTGGCGTTCTGCCGCCGCGTCCGCGACGAGGCCCCGCCGGGGGCGGACGTCACCGAGGTGGCCTACCAGGACCTGGCCGTCACCGGAGCTGCCGGGTTCACCATCCGGGCCTCGCCGCGGGACGAGGCGTCCCCCGGCGAGGCGCCGTTGCTGCCGCCCGACAGCGCCACCTGCGCCGACTGCCTCCGCGAGCTGGCCGACCCGGGCGACCGCCGCCACCGGCACCCGTTCATCACCTGCACCTACTGCGGCCCCCGCTTCACCATCGCCCGCGCGCTGCCCTACGACCGCGCGGCCACGACCATGGCGGAGTTCCCGCTGTGTCCACGCTGTGCCGCCGAGTACGCCGACCCGGCGGACCGCCGCTTCCACGCCCAGCCGGTGGCGTGCCCCGACTGCGGGCCGAGGCTCACGCTCACCCCGGCCTCCGGAGCGGCCGTCCAGGGGGCGGAGGCGCTGGCGGAGGCCCGGCGGATGCTCGCGCGGGGCGCCGTGCTCGCCGTCAAGGGCATCGGCGGCTACCACCTCGCCTGTGACGCGGGCGACGCGCACGCGGTGGCGGCGCTGCGCGGCCGCAAGGCGCGCGGGCGGCGGCCGTTCGCCGTGATGTGCGCCGACCTGGCCACCGTCGAGACCCTCGCCCACCCCACCCCGGCCGAGCGCGCCGTCCTGAGCGGCCCCCGCCGCCCCATCGTGCTGCTGCGCCGCCGCTGCCCGGACCGGGCGCTCCCGGAGCTGGCCGCGGGCGTCTGCGACGGCAGCCCGGACGTGGGGGTGCTGCTCCCGTACACGCCGCTGCACCAGCTGCTGTTCGGGCTCCCGGGCGACCCGCACGGGCCTTTGATCCTCGTCATGACCAGCGGCAACCGTTCAGGCGAGCCCATCGTGACGGACGACCGGGAGGCCAGGACCCGGCTGGCGGGGATCGCCGACGCCTGGCTGTCGCACGACCGGGCCATCGAGGTGCCGTGTGACGACTCGGTGGTGCGGGTCCGGGCCGACGGCACCGAGGTGGTGCTGCGCCGCTCCCGCGGCTACGTGCCCATGCCGCTGACGGTTCCGGTGCCGCTGCACCCGACGCTGGCGGTGGGCGGCGACCTCAAGAACGCCCTGTGCCTGGGCGCGGGGCACGGCGCCTGGTTCTCCCCGCACCTGGGGGACATGGGCGATCTGGCCGGCGTGCGGGCTCTGGACCGCGCCGAGCGTCATCTGCGGGCGCTCACGGCCATCGACCCCAAGCTGCTCGCCGTCGACCGGCATCCCGGCTACCACTCGGCCCGCTGGGCTCGGCACACCGCCGCCGGCCGCCCGGTGCGACCGGTGCAGCACCACCACGCGCACATCGCCTCCGCGATGGCCGAGCACGGGCTCGACGGCGCGGCGCCCGTCATCGGCGTCGCCTTCGACGGCACCGGATACGGCGACGACGCCGCGATCTGGGGCGGCGAGGTGCTGCTGGCCGACTACGACGGCTGTCGGCGGCTGGCGCACCTGGCCTACGCCCCGCTGCCCGGCGGGGACGCCGGGGTCGCCAATCCGTGCCGGATGGCCCTCGCCCGGCTGCGCGCCGCCGGTCTCGCCTGGGATCCGGACCTCCCCTGCGTCGCCGCCTGCTCGGAGGCCGAGCTGCGGCTGCTGGACCGTCAGCTGGAGCGCGGGCTCGCCTGCGTGGCGACCTCCAGCATGGGGCGGCTGTTCGACGCCGTGTCCTCGCTGGCGGGCGTGTGCCATCGGGCCGGTTACGAGGCCCAGGCCGCCATCGAGTTGGAGGCGGCCGCCACCGCCGCCTGGGTCGACACCCGGCCCGACGAGCGGGGGCGCTACCGCTTCGCCCTGCGCGTCGGCTCCCCGCCGACGCTGCTGGACCCCGCCCCCGTGCTGCGCGCCGTCGTCGCCGACCTGCGCCGGGCCACCCCGCCCGCGGTGATCGCCGCCCGGTTCCACCACGCCGTGGCGGCGGCCGTGGCGGAGGTGTGCCGGCTGGTCCGCCGCGAGACCGGGGCCGGGACGGTCGCGTTGACCGGCGGTGTGTTCGGCAACGCGCTGCTGGACGAGGAGTGCGCCGCGCGGCTGCGCGCCTGCGGCTTCACGGTGCTGCGACACGGCCGGGTGCCGCCCGGCGACGGCGGACTGGCGCTGGGTCAGCTCGTGGTGGCCGGGCACACGGGGGACCGGCGGTAG
- the hypB gene encoding hydrogenase nickel incorporation protein HypB, whose product MCRTVDLRQAVLAKNTGLAEALREELTGQGVSAVNLLSSPGSGKTELLTRVLRQAVEEGVPVAALTADLATENDARRLARSGAPVKQVLTGGLCHLEADQVRGQLDGWLPEDTRVVFVENVGNLVCPASYDLGETLRIVLMSVTEGEDKPVKYPTAFGSAHLVVLTKTDLAEAVDFDEAAFAAHVEQVNPGVEVLRSSARTGEGVAELLRRVLAVCDGARPHQPVLACAPH is encoded by the coding sequence ATGTGCCGCACCGTCGATCTGCGACAGGCCGTGCTGGCGAAGAACACCGGGCTGGCCGAGGCGTTGCGCGAGGAGCTGACCGGGCAGGGGGTGAGCGCCGTCAACCTGCTCTCCAGCCCCGGCAGCGGCAAGACCGAGCTGCTCACGCGGGTGCTGCGGCAGGCCGTCGAGGAGGGCGTCCCCGTCGCCGCCCTCACCGCCGACCTGGCCACCGAGAACGACGCCCGGCGGCTGGCCCGCTCCGGCGCACCGGTCAAGCAGGTGCTCACCGGCGGACTGTGTCACCTGGAGGCGGACCAGGTGCGCGGACAGCTGGACGGCTGGCTGCCGGAGGACACCCGCGTGGTGTTCGTGGAGAACGTGGGCAACCTGGTCTGCCCGGCCTCGTACGACCTCGGGGAGACGCTGCGCATCGTCCTGATGTCCGTCACCGAGGGCGAGGACAAGCCCGTGAAGTATCCGACCGCCTTCGGCTCGGCCCACCTGGTGGTGCTCACCAAGACCGACCTCGCCGAGGCCGTGGACTTCGACGAGGCGGCCTTCGCCGCCCACGTCGAGCAGGTCAACCCCGGCGTGGAGGTGCTGCGTTCCTCCGCCCGTACCGGGGAGGGCGTCGCCGAGCTGCTGCGTCGGGTGCTGGCCGTGTGCGACGGCGCCCGGCCGCACCAGCCGGTCCTCGCATGCGCGCCACACTGA